A genomic region of Cyprinus carpio isolate SPL01 chromosome B11, ASM1834038v1, whole genome shotgun sequence contains the following coding sequences:
- the adgrl4 gene encoding adhesion G protein-coupled receptor L4: MEFFHRSPMKLLLFAAWFSSVLDPCIFEDICHLCHQNASCTRNNGTKSACFCKQGFTGDGINNCQDDNECENVTGICGPNATCNNTIGHYYCTCLSGFTSNGKQQFQTNDGTNCKDIDECMDAGRCGPFSKCHNTNGSFICSCMRGYTSTAGLWFTPKNGTDCRENPKKHCHLDHRCIDNAVSKTLERMINLSTPERLKEIRHQTSDDLSPVLLMSYIKAMASHKISPGDESEEHINETITNLVFSVNNLVEKDEKVEWDKINEDLRKYYVTTLLHTAERETLALSAGYTHTTQMQVDAGEVEMKLYTFEPHQAHKQPVSTNIQGNYISLNPKNSKEKNTNGSTSIVFLIYNNIGDLLKTADDPGVADYSRYAAAGEIIVNSPVIAAAISNPKTFALNNVTFTLKHTQEIDAALDETKCAFWEYSQSMMGHWSLDGCTRIHVNATHTSCSCNQLTYFAILMSSAQANLLAHYNVLTRITQLGMVISIICLSMCIFTFWFFRDIQNTRTTIHKNLCCSLFMAQFIFLIGINKIAHKWFCSLIAGLLHYFFLAAFAWMCIEGIHLYLIVVGVIYNKGFLHRNFYLFGYGSPAVVVAISATLGHKYYGTSTVCWLSTENNFIWSFIGPACLIIIVNLLAFAVIIFKVFRHTSVKKPEISHYENIRSCARGAIALLFVLGVTWTLGVIHILYETTLTAYLFTFANVFQGMFIFIFLCVLSRRIQEEYYRLFKNVPCCFECLQ; this comes from the exons ATGGAGTTTTTCCACAGATCTCCAATGAAACTCCTGCTTTTCGCTG CCTGGTTTTCAAGTGTGCTGGATCCATGCATATTTGAAGACATTTGCCACCTCTGTCACCAGAATGCCAGCTGCACACGGAACAACGGCACTAAAAGCGCCTGTTTCTGCAAACAAGGGTTCACTGGCGATGGAATCAACAATTGCCAGG ATGACAATGAGTGTGAGAATGTAACCGGAATATGTGGGCCGAATGCTACATGCAACAACACTATTGGACATTACTACTGTACCTGTTTGTCTGGATTCACATCAAATGGAAAACAGCAATTTCAAACGAATGATGGGACCAACTGTAAAG ATATTGATGAGTGTATGGATGCTGGTAGATGTGGACCATTTTCTAAATGCCACAACACAAACGGCTCCTTCATCTGCTCATGTATGAGAGGTTATACGTCCACAGCAGGGCTCTGGTTTACGCCTAAAAACGGGACGGACTGCAGAG agaACCCGAAGAAGCACTGCCATCTGGACCACAGATGTATCGATAATGCTGTTAGCAAAACACTGGAAAGA ATGATTAATCTGTCAACTCCAGAGCGTCTGAAAGAGATAAGACATCAAACATCAGATGACCTCTCTCCTGTTCTCCTCATGTCATACATCAAGGCCATGGCCAGCCATAAAATAAGTCCTGGAGATGAGTCTGAGGAACACATCAATGAAACAATCACG AATCTGGTTTTCAGTGTGAATAACTTAGTTGAGAAGGATGAAAAGGTGGAATGGGACAAGATAAATGAGGATTTGAGGAAATATTATGTCACCACACTCCTTCACACAGCAGAGAGGGAAACACTGGCGCTGTCTGCTGGATACACACACACGACGCAGATGCAGGTGGATGCTGGTGAAGTAG AAATGAAACTATACACATTTGAACCCCACCAAGCACATAAGCAACCAGTTTCTACAAACATCCAAGGAAACTACATTTCGTTGAACCCTAAGAACTCAAAAGAGAAAAACACTAACG GCAGCACCTCCATTGTATTTCTCATTTATAACAATATTGGGGATCTTTTAAAGACCGCTGATGACCCTGGTGTGGCCGATTACTCTCGCTATGCAGCAGCGGGTGAAATTATAGTTAATTCGCCAGTAATAGCAGCAGCCATCAGTAACCCAAAGACATTTGCACTGAACAATGTGACcttcactctcaaacacacacag GAGATAGATGCTGCACTTGATGAGACTAAGTGTGCATTTTGGGAGTATTCCCAGAGCATGATGGGACACTGGAGTTTGGACGGCTGTACACGCATTCATGTGAATGCCACACACACTTCATGTTCCTGTAATCAGCTGACATACTTCGCTATTCTCATGTCCTCTGCTCAAGCCAAT TTGCTTGCACACTATAATGTTCTGACGAGAATAACGCAGCTGGGAATGGTGATCTCCATCATCTGCCTGTCCATGTGTATCTTCACCTTCTGGTTCTTCCGAGACATCCAGAACACCAGAACCACGATCCACAAGAACCTGTGCTGCAGCCTCTTCATGGCCCAGTTCATCTTCCTTATTGGAATTAACAAGATTGCACATAAG TGGTTCTGTTCTCTTATCGCTGGCCTGCTGCACTATTTCTTTTTGGCTGCATTTGCTTGGATGTGTATAGAGGGGATCCATTTATATCTCATTGTTGTTGGCGTCATCTATAACAAAGGTTTTCTCCACCGTAACTTCTACTTATTTGGTTATGGAAGTCCTGCCGTGGTTGTTGCAATATCCGCAACTCTTGGTCATAAATATTATGGCACCAGTACTGT GTGTTGGCTAAGCACTGAAAATAACTTCATCTGGAGTTTCATAGGACCAGCCTGTCTGATCATTATC GTTAATCTGCTGGCATTTGCTGTGATCATCTTTAAGGTTTTTCGTCACACTTCAGTAAAGAAACCTGAAATCAGTCACTATGAAAATATCAG GTCTTGTGCCAGAGGAGCGATTGCTCTGCTGTTTGTTCTGGGAGTTACCTGGACACTTGGTGTCATACACATCTTATATGAGACTACCCTCACAGCGTACCTCTTTACATTCGCCAATGTGTTCCAGGGGATGTTCATTTTCATATTCCTTTGCGTTCTATCCAGAAGG ATTCAAGAGGAGTACTACAGATTATTCAAGAATGTTCCATGTTGTTTTGAGTGTCTGCAATGA